A stretch of Endozoicomonas sp. SCSIO W0465 DNA encodes these proteins:
- the ilvM gene encoding acetolactate synthase 2 small subunit encodes MSFQLHLQCQQQPDVVERVLRVIRHRGFTLNSMSMAPSNCGEKIELSMTVSSRRPAHLLITQVEKLHDVVALRCVDVASNTAATGY; translated from the coding sequence ATGAGTTTCCAGTTACATCTGCAATGCCAACAACAGCCAGACGTTGTAGAACGGGTACTCAGAGTCATCAGGCACCGGGGGTTCACTCTTAACAGCATGAGCATGGCACCATCAAACTGCGGTGAGAAAATTGAATTATCCATGACCGTCTCCAGCCGTCGGCCGGCACATCTGCTCATTACCCAGGTTGAGAAGCTCCATGATGTGGTCGCATTAAGATGTGTTGATGTAGCGTCAAATACTGCTGCCACCGGCTATTGA